The DNA region GTTTAGCTGTCAAGACTTTTCTATTAATTAGTTTGTTAGAAAGGTCTGTAATTCTATGCCATTATAGGATTTTAATGATCTgtgtaatatatttcaataagtatatttataataactacaTGAATACCtagacaaatattatttatgatacatttgagtaattataatttgttgtaATAGGATTTTTACTGTCATATCAAgtagaaatttaaataggAAAAGTCCACCACAAGTAAAcacaatgttaatattaagtatattataaaattcgtagtgttatttaataatatattttgttctctGTAGATTACTTTTCGTATAAGCTTATGTGTAATTTGTATGATTTATCTAAGAATAAATCTTGGCAATTGAAACActttataacatacataaatctttattaacaAGATCATAGGTCTAAAAAACTGTAATGATCTACTTATGAAGTATAAAAGTAACGTGTAAAActtcgttttatttatagtcaaACCAATATGACATATACCACAATAAACAACCGCGTATATCGTAATTATCTGTCTTAaggctttttaattattatttaattgatatgtCTACTAAGTATAAAGTACGTATATTATTCTTCGGCGCATGTTAGCCttttcaagatttttttgaCAACATCTTAGTTATTAAATGTTGAAATTTAGATGAATTTAAAAGAATCATTATTAGGTTTTGAGCTGGCTGAGTGGCGTAACACGGGTAACCTTACGCCATGACGCATGACGTATTTATGCCGCGTAACCAACCGTACGCGTCGCGACGTAAGATGATTTGGAACACAAAACCTAACGAGAAATTTTGCCGGCAAAGAGTCCTATGAATGATTAATCACTGATATCATCAGTTAGCGTTATTGCTTGCTGAAATGATTAGCGTTTAGTTTTCTCATGATCGGAAAAAATCAATGTGATTTGTAAGTAATAACATAATGGTTAAATTGGACAAATAGTTGATTATAGTGGCTGCATTGCCTGCCGTAATTATGGTGCATTTAATGAGGGTAAGAAATTGCTTAACAAACACTTtgcatttcattattaaatatcattaaaaagtataaagtGTTACTTATCTAGTTGCGCTCTTACAGTTAACGCAACTGTTCATTCACTTACCGGTTGAGAAATGGATCTCTCTTCGTTTATATTAGCATATTTTTCGTCAAAAAATGTGTCTTTAATTACCGCGTTCTTGTGTTGGAGCCTAGGTAGTCACTATGAcgatgaataaatatatataaatcaaataccGAAACACTAAACTCAGTAAAGATATCAGTCATCATGAtgtcgtgtttttttttgatgaatttaaattttttgtagatGACATACGTAATCTACAATTTCGCACAAGGTCTACGGGACTTCGTCTGCGAGTATACATTAGCAAAGGTTCCGTGATACCTGAGATGCCGGCTTACCGCATCTTCCGCGAGGGCGTCGTGCTGGACCTGAGCTGCCCTGATGCACATCTGATTCTTAACAAGGTTTGTATCCATAAGTCTCTTATTCATGAGTAATGTAACTAGAAGTTTTATAGGAAAGAGTTCATATCTAAAGAAGGAAaacagttaatttaataataaaaaaaaacccaaattgaaacaaaatgaCTACATAAACCTTGTCACTGGCTTTGCCAAGACATGACGCCTTTCAATATTACCACAGTCAAGAACCCCTGTAAATATGACTAATTTTTGTTCAGTTTTTCCTGACAGAAATTCCATATCCTATCCTAACAGCTCTTGTTatgacaaaacaatttttataccTTTTCGTTCACGTTGATTACATTATTTGACATCTGCCAACGCAtgttatatatcatattatgTGATTTGCTGGATAACTTTGACTTTTAGGAAACACCTAACTATTatagttattcattattttaatgatatatgtattaaagagCTAAgtagatatttaataatctgTTACAGTAATTCATAATTGTTTGTACTACGTctcagatttaaataaattatagtttctTATTAACAGAAATGTAAATATGAAtggataaattaatacatttatagtcTACAAAACAGTATTAGGTACattgaaatgtattaatatttaatatttacatacagcTACCGTAAAGTTGTttgctaaataataatataaatctagaCTGAGAACAAATATAGTGAATTGCTAGTAAATTTTCAtgtaattcattttttataataattaattaataaaaatcaatggcacttaaaactttttaggcctgggcctcagatttctgcatctgttacatgatcgtttgtaaattgaatCAGTAAGTAGTtggtcagccttctgtgttgatgccgtcgactttttgggtctaaggcaagtcggtgttctcgcgatgtttttcttcaccgttcgagctaatgttaaatgcgcacatagaaagaaaatccattggtacatagccggggatcgaacctacgacttcaagGATGAGCGTCggacgctgaagccactaggccaacactgctcattaataataaacgctGATTCATTCTTTCAGGCGTCGGTTAGTCGCGCTTTTAATCTCCGGCATTCATGGCTCTTATTGCCCAATATTCTCTCCAACGATACTGACATAGTTGATTTCCTCCAAGACACGGTCATCCTGCCAGATGCAGATGTCGTGGTAGCTTTTCCAGAGAAAATGTTCGATGTGTACCGGGTAAAGATTGAACAACCTATCGCAATGTTGGATATTGGTGGCGGCTATACCAATTCGGAAAACTTAAATAGGTTATGGGCCACGATCCCCACAGCCGTAACCAGGAGAAAGAATTTGGGCCACGTGTATCTTAAATCAGCAACTATTGTAAGTGTAATTCTTTATAACTATTCAATTAAGGTTCTTCTTTAAAGACTAAATAAATGGccacaaaaacaatatttagatGTGTTTTAGGTATGAATCACACTCGTAGGGCGCACAAatgttaattagttttatttcctTCAATAGGTAAGTCAGCCgcaatattttaaaggttGGTCAGATCTCAATGATCGTCAAATTGATACGTTTCCAAAACTTAGTTATCCTCTAATGATGCTGTTAGCTGAGGATCTCAATTTCaggtacatatttaaattattttattttaattcaactaATGAGTGTTTTCAAAGATTATATTCGTTTCCCCGGCAGATGagattcaaactcaaaataactttattaataaacaagtaCACGTAAGAACGTcagaaaataagttaaattaattctatctttacatttactaacaGTTCGcacaagtcaagggcgtagagcgggcaaggaGAACttgcaagaaactctccgccactctttttaatcgctctttttaaatgttgagtcataaaaattgtttgaactggagcaaaccAATTTCAAGGATAagaatcatttaaatatttgtcaaatttataaaaaatctttattgattaatttacgtttaacgatatctttgaatttatttagagaTAATTCACTAATTTCGATtaggagtttgttgtaaaaacaaacACGATTTCCATATACGGAGTGTTTaccttctggagcctggttggtcgtatgcttaaattagttctgtttcgagtattatactggtgaaaataccatttgttttaaaatcgtttatattttttggacATACCTAGGAGAggagatttttaaaaagtttatttataaatacaagttTTCTTGGCCCAAGCGTGTCGTAGGTGATTCAcggtgttattatttatttgttcagataaaataatccatcaataatattattaaccaataatatttattacgtcCATATACTTCGGTtatgacttaatttttttactccTTAAAGAGCGTACCGATTCCTTAAAACACCCTCTGGTATTGTAAGTCTGTATGTCTCTTTGACCTCCGATGAAATGATGTTGAAAATGCATCGTTTACAGATACAATATGAAACAAATTGAGTTGTACGGGGAACAGCAGAACGGGTCGTTCAATGGTCTGGCTGGACTATTGCAGAGAGAGGAGGTGGAGATGGGTGTAGCTTCCATGTTTCTGCGGCGCGATCGATGGGACGTGCTGCACTATTGTTCTGAGACGGTAGAACTTgtgtaagtaaatttattcaagACTGGAGTGAGTTTATCTTTATCAAAAACAGTGATAGTTTTGGCTTtttgcatttaataaatagagaAATGAATACTTTATGGGGACCTCCGACCGACTATGCTGTGTTGGCTCTTAAAAACacgatataaataaagatgtgCATTTCCTTTGCTCATTTGTATTTGAATATCCCATAACTTTACTTAGTTACGAATAGCATAAACACTGCATGCAGAACATTTTTCGAAGATTTATCGTCACTTTACTGTATAAGTCTTTGATTTTCTATATTactatcaattaaaatttattttgtatattagtaTGCAATTGTCAAAACCTATAACCCGTCATGGATTATCTAATAAAGCTAATTAAAATGATAGCGCTGATCACTCAAAAAGATAGCGCCTgaatatctattttaaatacttttcagCCAGGCgcgatttttttgtatatcatATGCTTTTCAGCGGTGCCTTCATATTCCGTCAACCTTCGCAGTCAGCCGTATCTAACGTGTTCCTGCTTCCATTTAGTGGTGGCGTATGGGCAGCGGTAGGCGTGGCTTTTGCCGGTGGTGGTGTACTTTTAGCGGTATTGGGATACGTAGCACGGCGTCGTCAGCTTCCTGATGATACTGCAGAACGGCTTACTCTATCAGAAACCTTCACATTCGCTATTG from Pieris brassicae chromosome 2, ilPieBrab1.1, whole genome shotgun sequence includes:
- the LOC123720474 gene encoding glutamate receptor ionotropic, kainate 5-like isoform X2, encoding MDLSSFILAYFSSKNVSLITAFLCWSLDDIRNLQFRTRSTGLRLRVYISKGSVIPEMPAYRIFREGVVLDLSCPDAHLILNKASVSRAFNLRHSWLLLPNILSNDTDIVDFLQDTVILPDADVVVAFPEKMFDVYRVKIEQPIAMLDIGGGYTNSENLNRLWATIPTAVTRRKNLGHVYLKSATIVSQPQYFKGWSDLNDRQIDTFPKLSYPLMMLLAEDLNFRYNMKQIELYGEQQNGSFNGLAGLLQREEVEMGVASMFLRRDRWDVLHYCSETVELVGAFIFRQPSQSAVSNVFLLPFSGGVWAAVGVAFAGGGVLLAVLGYVARRRQLPDDTAERLTLSETFTFAIGAACQQGSDISPEIVSARILMLFMLLSSVFAFTSYSAKIVSILQAPSDAIQTIDDLTYSPMILGVQDTTYKQVYFAESTDPATQRLYKRKLQPQGEHAYLSVWDGIARVRTGLFAFQVELNSGYDVISRTYTEGEKCGLKEIQAFKLPMVSVPIRKHSGYRDLFATEVAT
- the LOC123720474 gene encoding ionotropic receptor 75a-like isoform X1, producing MPAYRIFREGVVLDLSCPDAHLILNKASVSRAFNLRHSWLLLPNILSNDTDIVDFLQDTVILPDADVVVAFPEKMFDVYRVKIEQPIAMLDIGGGYTNSENLNRLWATIPTAVTRRKNLGHVYLKSATIVSQPQYFKGWSDLNDRQIDTFPKLSYPLMMLLAEDLNFRYNMKQIELYGEQQNGSFNGLAGLLQREEVEMGVASMFLRRDRWDVLHYCSETVELVGAFIFRQPSQSAVSNVFLLPFSGGVWAAVGVAFAGGGVLLAVLGYVARRRQLPDDTAERLTLSETFTFAIGAACQQGSDISPEIVSARILMLFMLLSSVFAFTSYSAKIVSILQAPSDAIQTIDDLTYSPMILGVQDTTYKQVYFAESTDPATQRLYKRKLQPQGEHAYLSVWDGIARVRTGLFAFQVELNSGYDVISRTYTEGEKCGLKEIQAFKLPMVSVPIRKHSGYRDLFAVRLRWQREAGLIERARRIWMARRVRCEAGGSGFVSVGLGDVLPALHALLTGAGAALLLLLAEILTSFIQRRHHF